In the Girardinichthys multiradiatus isolate DD_20200921_A chromosome 4, DD_fGirMul_XY1, whole genome shotgun sequence genome, one interval contains:
- the hdc gene encoding histidine decarboxylase: MQTEEYNRRGKEMVDYITKYLSSIRERRVIPDVKPGYMQELLPEAAPTEPEDWEEIFKDIEKIIMPGVVHWQSPHMHAYYPSLTSWPSMLGDMLANAINCVGFTWASSPACTELEMNVMDWLCKALGLPFFFLHHHPDSRGGGLLQSTVSEGTLVALLAARKDKILQLKAKLDQEVDESVLNSTLVAYASDQAHSSVEKAGLITLVKIRFLPADEKLSLRGETLKQAIQEDRRRGLVPFMLCSTLGTTGVCAFDKLSELGPVCEEEGLWLHVDAAYAGSAYFCPELRWSLEGIEFTQSFVFNPSKWMMVHFDCTAFWVKDKYKLQQTFSVDPVYLRHENSRAATDFMHWQIPLSRRFRSLKLWFVMRSFGLKKLQAHIRHGIEMAKLLESHIRSDPNFEVPAERHLGLVVFCLKAGNSLTQELLRRLTRSGIMYLIPAEIQTRRIIRFTVTSQFTTADDILKDWTFISKTASTLLAEKHSFNNADQLRSGTKKTKGKEENPDPHLDAMAEEKEDVVTQLEKAQVDLWIDKAWNRPRRPMRSLSCNSEPLPYWALFSFDCETTPGLQDGSDGLRVPSATESGSLSMITEMPSNLPGKQVLKKLTKFYSVPSFCNQWTQCSRHQLSCPLKVSHGSQKTFSTTHKRMNSMPSSPAANTSPSTSPLESANGAQLQ; this comes from the exons ATGCAGACTGAGGAATACAATCGCAGAG GTAAGGAGATGGTGGACTACATCACAAAGTACCTGAGCTCTATCAGGGAGAGAAGAGTCATCCCAGACGTGAAGCCAGGCTACATGCAGGAGCTGCTTCCAGAAGCTGCGCCGACTGAACCAGAGGACTGGGAGGAAATCTTCAAGGATATTGAGAAAATCATCATGCCTGGA GTAGTTCACTGGCAGAGCCCTCATATGCACGCCTACTACCCCAGTCTGACTTCATGGCCCTCCATGTTAGGGGACATGTTGGCCAATGCCATCAACTGTGTGGGATTTACTTGG GCCTCCAGCCCAGCCTGCACAGAGCTAGAAATGAATGTGATGGACTGGCTGTGTAAAGCACTGggacttcctttttttttcctgcatcaTCATCCTGACAGCAGAGGTGGAGGCCTGCTGCAG AGCACAGTCAGTGAGGGGACATTAGTTGCACTCCTGGCTGCCAGGAAAGACAAAATTCTGCAGCTGAAGGCCAAGCTGGACCAGGAAGTGGACGAGTCGGTTCTCAACTCAACACTGGTGGCCTACGCTTCAGATCAG GCACATTCGTCGGTCGAGAAGGCAGGTCTCATTACTCTGGTGAAGATCAGGTTTCTTCCTGCTGACGAGAAGCTGTCTCTGAGAGGAGAAACTCTGAAACAAGCTATTCAAGAGGACAGGAGGAGAGGACTTGTTCCGTTCATG CTGTGTTCGACTCTAGGAACAACAGGAGTGTGTGCATTTGACAAGCTCTCCGAACTGGGACCAGTCT GTGAAGAAGAGGGACTCTGGCTTCATGTTGACGCTGCATATGCCGGCTCAGCCTACTTCTGTCCTGAGCTACGCTGGTCCCTGGAGGGCATTGAGTTCacacagtcttttgtttttaacccGTCTAAGTGGATGATGGTTCACTTTGACTGCACAGCTTTCTG GGTAAAGGATAAATATAAGCTGCAACAGACCTTCAGTGTTGATCCTGTTTACCTCAGACATGAAAACTCACGGGCAGCCACTGACTTTATG CACTGGCAAATTCCTCTCAGCCGTCGTTTCCGATCTCTGAAGCTTTGGTTTGTCATGCGTTCCTTTGGGCTGAAAAAACTCCAGGCTCATATCAGACAT GGGATCGAGATGGCGAAACTCTTGGAGTCTCACATAAGGAGTGACCCAAATTTTGAAGTTCCTGCAGAGAGACATCTTGGCTTGGTGGTTTTCTGTCTGAAA GCAGGAAACAGTTTGACCCAGGAGCTGCTAAGGAGACTCACCCGTTCTGGCATCATGTACCTCATCCCTGCAGAAATCCAAACAAGACGCATCATTCGATTTACAGTGACCTCACAGTTTACCACAGCAGATGACATTCTGAAGGACTGGACCTTTATTTCTAAAACTGCTAGCACTCTTCTTGCTGAGAAGCACAGTTTTAATAATGCTGACCAGCTGAGATCTGGCACGAAAAAGAcgaaaggaaaagaagaaaatccagatCCTCACTTGGATGCCATGGCTGAGGAAAAAGAAGATGTGGTCACCCAGCTAGAAAAAGCTCAGGTAGACCTGTGGATTGACAAAGCTTGGAATCGACCTAGAAGACCAATGCGATCTCTTAGCTGCAACAGCGAGCCCCTACCTTATTGGGCGCTGTTTAGCTTTGACTGTGAAACAACACCAGGTCTTCAGGATGGATCAGATGGCCTCCGTGTGCCATCAGCAACAGAATCTGGCTCATTGTCAATGATCACCGAGATGCCTTCAAATCTTCCAGGGAAACAGGTTCTGAAAAAACTTACGAAGTTCTACAGTGTGCCCAGTTTCTGCAACCAGTGGACCCAGTGCAGTCGGCACCAGCTGAGCTGCCCTCTGAAGGTCTCACATGGCAGTCAAAAAACCTTCTCCACTACCCACAAGAGAATGAACAGCATGCCTTCTTCTCCTGCTGCAAACACATCACCTTCTACCTCTCCGCTGGAAAGTGCCAATGGTGCTCAACTTCAATAA